In the genome of Crassostrea angulata isolate pt1a10 chromosome 6, ASM2561291v2, whole genome shotgun sequence, the window acttTCTTTAATAAGTTTAACAAAGCACAGCTCGTATGAATTTAACAAATCTatacatttgttgttttcataaaacaaacagAACGTGTGCATCCATTTATGGCACCGCAAAAAAGTAATAGTGGGTGTACAACAACAGGACGTGGCCAGTCAGAGATGCGTGGACACGAAGTTGCCGTGGTGTAAGCGACGGTTGGGGGTCTCGGGATCCTTGGAACCGCTCTCCGTGGTCCACGGGCTTCCCGCGGGGTCCTTCTCGCCCTGTCTTGAGTAGCCACCCTGTCTCTTCTTATACCACTGAGAAAAGGTGTTGAACCTGTTTCTCCGCACCCCACCCTTCCCTTTGAGACACCTCCAGAACACTTGTTTGAGGGACTCCCTGAATTTGCTGCCGGTCACTAGATACACAAAGAACGTGACGCACTTGTTGGTGTACAACATGTAGAAAGTCACCGAGAACAACAGAGCCATTCCCGGCGCGCGGTAAAATTCCGGATTGTACTCGGACACAGACAGCTGCACGGAGAAAGGAAACGTTAAAATCAGCATCAAAATGGATTCTCCTATCAACATTGGGGCGATGGTATGGAGTTGTTTTCTCGTTCTTTTCACATAACTAGTTTTATTGTGGTCCTTTCCTTTGGAGTGGTCGAATGAATTTGAATCTTTTCTGATGCTTTCTTCAAACTTTGATGATTTGATTATTTGAATGACAAGAACTATATTACTGCATATAATAGTAATGAAACAGAGAGACAAATAGGCAAGGTGAAGCCATGGCCACACCTCTTTCCAGAAAAATTTGTATGAATCTGTTTGTGGATAAACATCACAGAGGCGCTCTTTTCTTGATTCTGGAACCATATGAGATCCAATTAGAAAATGAAACTCCTTGGCCACCACAATCAGCAGAAGGATTACAACGGTGACCCTTGCTCGCTTCACTGACTTTGTTTTGACCTTTAAGGGAAATGTCATTGCTAGCGCTCGGTCAACAGTCATTGTGCTTGTAATCAAAATTCCATAGTCGCAATTCCCCCATCCGTAGAAGTCAAGAAACCGACATATGTCTTTAACCTCGTTTTGATAATAGATTCCGTCAAAACTAACATGAAGCCAGTGTGTTGTCATGGAAATCAACAGACTTAAGGCGTCATTCACAGCGCCAGTTGTCATGAACACCGCTGTAGACTGTCTGCAAAACTGTTTAGTGCGCATGACCAAAATGATGAAAACGTTGCACGTGACTCCAACCAGAATCAGGATTGGTGGATACACGGCATGAATGACGCCAAGAGATAACTGAGTGGTTGATTCCGTGACACTCAGTTCTGACGTCATAGAAAATGGCAGGCTGGTTAAGTTGGACATCTCGACCGGACATTCCGTCAATGGCTAGGCCTGAAACAAGTTAGACACACACATGTATTGTCAATAGCATGCAATAACAGCAAGGTATAAAGGATCTTAACAATGGTGTATCTTTCAGGGATTTCAGCCGCAAAATTCACTTTTTCTTCGTATTTTTACCATACATTATTACTTTTACTAAATACGGAATTCGACTTGTTTCATATGCATTGAAAAATCGAATAACGATCTAACTAGCTggttttttcaatttgtttgcatacatattctttgaatttttcagaACTCTGTATCCTTAGCCTTCAGTACAGCTAAGCTGAATATGCCTAGTTATGGAACgtacgccatagctgccttatgtggctatttcatgtgaagatggtgctttatcaTATGAAGATTGTGCTTTTTTGTAAGAAGGCGGTtctttgttatatgaagatggtgctttattatataagCATAATATATTCTCACATAAAAAGCACTATCTTCacataataaagcaccatcttcatatgatAAAGCACAACCTTCATATAACAAAGCACCACCCTCATATAATAAACACCAACTTCATATAAAAatgcaccaccttcatataaaaaagcaccatcttcaaaTAGTTAAGCACCATCTCCACATgaaatagccacataaggcagcGATGGGGTTCCATATTATCTAGTCCCTTCTTAATTATATGAAGGAGGAGGTGTGCCGAGTAAATCTTCTATATATTTCAGTGTAACGCACTGATAAGCAATTAAGGTCAGAAGTAAAGAGATGTATCTATAAACAGTTGTTCACATtctatattgttatactttcatgttaaatactgaaatctgattggttaagacgcagttaataatatttactattaccctcagcgttagcaacgcacttggcaacgggtaacattaaaaaatgttacatgcgcgaaaattatgcgcatacggttcgctgtagaattcacgttattcctatataaaagcagtaaaattttcttaaaaattttaaaaaagacattcagtataacaaaataaatagtgcctgtttgggaggataacagttgaaattgacacccctcgaaaaccattgtcaacctccgcttcgcgtcggttgacaatggttttctcggggtgtcaatttcaactgttaccctcccaaacaggcactatttatatagtggtACAATACATACGGACTATAACAGTGAGTATAGTGATTATTGCCCCAAAAAATCATAAACAACTAACGccagtttttttaattttctgcaCTGCTCGCAACCATCAAAATCGCATGAACCACCAAATAGAGCAGATGTTTTTAAGAAGGTGTCCATGTCAAATCTTAAAATCGGTAAATACTATAGGAATTAAAAATACAACTAACGGACAAGGAAATAATAGACTGGAGTTTTGATGATAAGCCCCACTCAATCGGGAAATTTGATAACTGTCCTTAACCAGTAACGCCtacatttaatttgaattcaatAAGTTAAGATTGGAAATGTCTAGAATTACAGTTGTGTTGGCTgtgtaatatttttgtattgatgaAATAGTTCCAGTGATCTTGTTTGACATTATGTTTGTTTGATTCCCCGTGATGGATACATGTGCAGATAACAATTAGTACATGCAAAATGATACcgatattttatatcaattaagacatatatattaatgaatattataattTCATCCCGAAGTCTCTGAAGacctgggctgcgttttacaaaagaacttacgtcacaaagtcataaatattttcagtctcatggAATGATATATAAAGAACAAAACTTAGACAGAGCTTTATTTATACAACTACTCTGATGTCCATAATTATATTCTACAGCCATgagaataaaacattgattagttTGTGATGAATTaggtcgtaagttcttttgtaaaacgctgCCCTGCACACCAATATCATCTCTTTCTGTTTACTTCACCGAGGGAACATTGATTAATACGAGAGTTCAGTATACCAATTTCTTTCACTTTCTccattgattttaatgaaagtTTACCAAGAAATAATTCTtattattgtaaacaatacatTGCTATTTGTATGCATTAATACATTAATTCTAGCATGTACAGTTGCATGTTAAGCAATCATGCCATGATACAAAGCATTTAGGCTTACCGCTCGGAACCGTCTAAATTCCGGGTTTTAAGATACTTCCTCGTTGACCACTTTTAACATAGGTATAATACTGTGTAtgtctcttttaaaaaaaaaacccaaatcatACGGAAAAATTTGCTGAGGGAAAGCTTAGATTTGATAAACTAGCGTGTAGGAAGTTCATTTTGTTCCCCTagaaactgtacaattaatatTATTTGGTGTCAGTATTTAGATTGTATTTAGATTGTCCTTTTTTGCAACGACTACCTTATTTGGTTAATTTTAACCGTTTACGACAAGTTTAAAGCATACAACGGACCGGATAATCAGTGTCTTTATCAGTCCGTTTAGTAAGGAATTTGGCAAGGGGCGTGTCATGTGCAAAGTGGGTCGTGGGCCAGACGTCAGCCTGAGTTCACTCTGCAGCTTGTGGCGCATGGTTGAAGATCGTATCTTGTGATTTTCATGTTTTGGGGTTAGGTCAATGGTGGGCTCTAACAAGAAACATACATTTTTGCCAAGTTTTTTCTGGACAATACAATTCCAATAGTGTATTAATTTAAACGTACCACCTTTCTTTTGTTCAATCTATACTATTATAATACCTTAGAAATCAGACAGTTGCTAAAAACaggaagtaaataaaataatattatcatattttataaaaatcatttaatttactagtactatgattattgAAATAGGTTTGAACTTACTTAGTTTACAATGTGTAGGAATATTCACAACAAGGTTGATAATCCATAATTCAAAGCCAGGCGACAGGAGAATTCCACACCGTCATGGTGCTTCATCATTTTCTTTATACAGACGTCGCTAAATAAAaggtaaaaatcataaatacttgtaaacaaacatataaAAGGTAACATTTGGATCTGAACGCTTTATGAATGACCTCTTTGCCTCCAGCTACGATCAGAACATTATTATGCAATCTGCAAATCCACTCAAAATGTCACATGGAGATATAGCTTTTTACTTCTCTGGTACTTTGAATTCAATCACAGGACGAGACTGTAGATCTAGGGCACTCAAAACAGTATCATTAAatttagctacatgtacatgtagcaacaAGAGATATTGAATATTGAAAACTACCTAAGAGTAAAAGGTAAGAGTGGTCATCAATAAAGATAAAACATAGAATTCTATCCAATATAATAGAAATGAGTGTGACATTGTAGATAAATTACGTATATTGCTGGTGCACTAAAAGCTGATAATATTTAAATGACCCTGTTAGTTTGATTTCCAGTGATATGGATTTATGACATATGTACAAGACAGTCATagaatatttgaaaattcaaaacaataaataataaaaaatgaaaaaacataAACCAGGAAAAAACAATACGGACCAACTACAGGTAGTACGATTCTCGGTCTCTTCCTGTATTTACATATCATGCTGGTGCCCTTTGATCTTAATGTCAAGGGCAAATTGTATTCAAGGAATTAGAAACCGTATTTAAATTGcgtatatgtaaacaaaacacatacagtttttttttttcgaaaaaaaaagatCTATTCAGAATGTTTCCTCAATATCACTCAGACTGGTTTCCCTGTTTGCACATGGGATTTAAATTACATCAAACGAAATTTAAGTGGTTCACTTGACTTAATAGTATTCGAAAAAAGTAATATCTATCTCaaacttttataattatatacccCCTCCcttaagaaaataaacattgataaaacTTCGTATTTTGAAATACTGGTGTAGCTTGCTGACAacaaataattgtatacttcagaaaTGTTATAAGGAATTGttatatgaatatgaaaaacaacagcaaaaatgtaaaaactggGTAAGCCTAGTTAGAAATGAACTTTATTGTCTGGGACTTGGAAATTTTTGGGAACAACAAGAAGTTACTATGTTAAACAATTTGTTCTACTTGTTGAACAGCGCCTTACGGACGcgttcatacagaattgttatagtgtttttgaaaattcttcaaaatgtaAAGTGTACAAGGAAATAGctccacatttttgtttacaGAAATATCTTTTGAAACGGTTGTCACATAAAGAAAAAGTTTCTGTTATGTGAATATAGAATATCAGCGCATTCCTTAAACGTTGAAAACGGAAGGTATAAAAACATACCTAGAAATGACCGTAAATGTACTTTGTGTAATTCTCAAGAGATAGAGGACGAATTTCTATTTGTTCTAATCTGTCCTGCTTTTTTGAATTTTcgagaaaaatacataaaaccatACTACTATAAGAAACCTTCCTTCTCCAAATTTATACAGTTGTTTAGTTATGATAACTTCAAATCTATTCAGAAACTTTGCCAATATTTATTGAAAGCTTCGAAGCTGAgagaaaaattaatatgttaattCCTTATGATGCTATCTGTCTTACGTATATTTACATATctattatatattaataatattgtaCACCATTTGATATATATACCATGTAGAATCCCCCGCCATTCTCCTGTtgattgtatgtattatatgcCTATGAGCCACATGGCTCCTTTGGTCAATTAAGAATAaaggatagaaaaaaaaacccatttcagTCATTTCTAGTAATAGGTAAACTGATTGCAGTGAGAGAAATGTTAATGAtgagataaatttttgataaatgCTTGACACCATTGAATAAAAAACCATACCGATGATGTTTCGAATTACATTCTGGATAGCAAGCGTTTTGCAGCCAAATACTTGTGATGAGTATAAATTggtgaaataaattttacaccagCTTTCACTAAATgataaattgaataaatacatgAATACACAAAAATATCTACAGCTCAACAACTGGTTAAAGGAGAAACCTACCCTTTTCACTTCCTTCTAGAGAACATCAAATTAACATGGCCAGGTAGACACTAAAGGAAGGGCTATAGGATCCTTTTGAGAGTTATGGAGAATCAATGTCAGTTCGTGTCCTTACTTGAGAATTTAAACAGCAGTCATTGActgacgttttttttttgtgcacgTGTTTGTATTCAAACATGCTCAGCTGGGGGAGTGGTGGTAATACGTGGAGCAGTGTCGATCATTATCTGGCTCCAAGACTCAATGCCGGCTGTTGACAGTGAATTAGTGGTCGCTATTCAAACCGTCGCACAAGACTGTGTAAATAAACAGTCaacttacttttttatttcagaaaatggTTTGAATGACACAGTTATTGATAAATCTATTACCTAACATAGAATTATTTTGTCTTTAGTTTCATTTATCAATAAACTCCCTTTAATTTGGCAATTATCACAAGCAATAGATATTGTAACAAGACTTATCACTTCTGCACATTGATCAAacagctttttaaaaataaattaattttctccGTTTTGTTTGTAACCGAAACTAGAAACTCGTCTGTTTACACATTACTGAAAATACTTATCATTTTACCGTCAAAAATGCGCAtcacttttatgaaaaaaaaaatgatcttgGTTTTGGCTTCTTTCTTACAATACCCTGACCCTAAtcttgaaacttaaaaatgttcGAATAAATATTGAACAGCGTCTATAGATTATAGACTTTTACACTTCCATCTACTCTACTTTATAATATGTAGAAGAAAACgcaattgtttatattaatggtataagaaaagaaaaaaaattccatgagaaatgataaacatatttataaaatatcccTGCATAGCAATTGCAAGTTTTAACCGTGTTTACAGAAACATTCACAATATCATGTTTGAAGCAATGTTAAACATGTCATATTAGCTATAACTTCCATTGTGTAGGGtttcatacttttttaaatttcaaattctgATAATTTCGTgagatttgtttaaaatgtcacACCTTATTAGTATCcatagtaaaataaaaaaaatctttattctaTCTTGTTCCTTATACGTGTATTGGTTCTTTAGCTGACAAGTTGTTTGCATCCCATCCTTCGGGGAAAACAAATCTACATCTACATGTTACTCCATGAAAAAAAGCAAGTCCcacgaaaaaagatattttcaacGATAAGATATACTTATaatacatctaaaaaaaaatcaataaaataaaatactttaccTAAGTTTGCTTTAGATAATAAACAACTTACCGTTCAAATATTAACGGTCAAATGTGTTTTAAACATCGAATGATATGGATTTCGCGACAATTTTACTCCTCTTAACAAAACTATGAAATCTCAATAATTATTCTGTCAGAGTACTCAATACAAGAATGTTAGTAAGAATCGAATTGATTGATCAGATACCAACCAAACTAACCAAAGGAGGCTAATTAAAACACACGCTCAACTGCTGAGCGTTTTGTCCTAGTTAAGTAGTCCAGATTGTGTTGAGTGTTTGTGCTTGCCTAATCAGCTGCCCAGCTATAATCCGTGTCCGACCATCAGCCACAATGGAAACTAGAACAGACACAGAGTGCAGGGGTCCTTGTATTCGGTTCTGTCCTACactttgtgaattttattttacagtgttatatatttacatccaccaaatATAGTTCCTTCTTTAGTTCCTTCAAtttcggaaattgttaattcttAGCTCTTACAGTACTGAAACCTACACGCCCCTTTTATCGATTGGTTGAGACCTttagcaacctaagaaaaaccatgcactgcacgaaataatcatgatacaaataaaatactattttttactaTTACTTTAATTATCATGTAATATTGCATCAAATCTTAATTATGATATCGCAATAAAGTATCTTTAAGTTAAGTTTTATTTCCTGAGTTTAGATATACctatatatttattgatgataaatcacttatttaaaaaataaacagcagGATTTCTCCAAAAAATTGATCACGAACCAATCAAGTTTATATCTTGGTGAACTTTTTatcattgctgtttattacttatatttacatttga includes:
- the LOC128190735 gene encoding C-C chemokine receptor type 3-like, with the translated sequence MSNLTSLPFSMTSELSVTESTTQLSLGVIHAVYPPILILVGVTCNVFIILVMRTKQFCRQSTAVFMTTGAVNDALSLLISMTTHWLHVSFDGIYYQNEVKDICRFLDFYGWGNCDYGILITSTMTVDRALAMTFPLKVKTKSVKRARVTVVILLLIVVAKEFHFLIGSHMVPESRKERLCDVYPQTDSYKFFWKEVWPWLHLAYLSLCFITIICSNIVLVIQIIKSSKFEESIRKDSNSFDHSKGKDHNKTSYVKRTRKQLHTIAPMLIGESILMLILTFPFSVQLSVSEYNPEFYRAPGMALLFSVTFYMLYTNKCVTFFVYLVTGSKFRESLKQVFWRCLKGKGGVRRNRFNTFSQWYKKRQGGYSRQGEKDPAGSPWTTESGSKDPETPNRRLHHGNFVSTHL